The proteins below are encoded in one region of Berryella intestinalis:
- a CDS encoding cytochrome c3 family protein, with protein MSDQTPVAQPDNAGERPEKPRRKTKKPFIYGIIALAVIGLGSAFWVWHETPGFCNAICHSPMDATVGTYNFSSGSPATDKWGNPVPDGSDMLVVVHKEKAGADCLTCHIPTIQEQVKEVAEWTTGNYYDPLTERSIADLNAYGARADANALCMNEACHNVGKDDLARATSALARNPHAEVEGHPLFECSDCHKSHRQSVNACSGCHEDAKIPEGWLTVAQATALAPHNGR; from the coding sequence ATGAGCGACCAGACACCCGTCGCCCAGCCCGATAACGCGGGCGAGCGCCCCGAGAAACCGCGCCGAAAGACCAAGAAGCCCTTCATCTACGGGATCATCGCCCTGGCCGTCATCGGATTGGGCAGCGCGTTTTGGGTGTGGCACGAAACACCCGGCTTCTGCAACGCCATCTGCCACTCCCCCATGGACGCCACGGTGGGCACCTACAACTTCTCCTCGGGATCGCCCGCGACCGACAAATGGGGAAACCCGGTGCCCGACGGAAGCGACATGCTGGTCGTCGTCCATAAGGAAAAAGCAGGGGCCGACTGCTTGACCTGCCATATCCCCACCATCCAAGAACAGGTCAAGGAAGTGGCCGAATGGACGACGGGCAACTACTACGACCCCCTTACCGAGCGCTCCATCGCCGATCTGAACGCCTACGGCGCGCGAGCCGACGCGAATGCGCTGTGCATGAACGAAGCGTGCCACAACGTCGGGAAAGACGACCTGGCCCGCGCCACCTCGGCGCTTGCGCGCAACCCTCACGCCGAGGTCGAGGGGCACCCCCTGTTCGAGTGCAGCGACTGCCATAAGTCCCACCGCCAGTCGGTCAACGCCTGCTCGGGTTGCCACGAGGACGCGAAGATCCCCGAAGGGTGGCTCACCGTCGCCCAGGCAACGGCGCTCGCACCGCACAACGGGCGCTGA
- a CDS encoding MFS transporter, giving the protein MPRIVGGWDPEDASMWRASGRSIALRNLAVSTFALFLSFSVSTLGALVAVRLNQAGFDFSRQELFFLAALPGLVGATGRLVYTYLPALMGGRAFTLSSLALMMVPLAGLGFALQDPATPFWQMALWFSLLGPALSHFSGSMANIGEFFPKRNRGTANGINAGVGNLGVAAAYLVAPLAMGASLSPMLDSAPLALHRACFLLIPSLAVAFILVALFMDDVPVERQSPSQALAPFKRVNLWLMAVVYSCGFGSFIGYSMAFPLIVSMVFPQSGSDWFIFLGPLVGAGIRPVGGWLSDRIQSGARVALASLVVMLLATIGVACGVARGDFTLFFWCMMALFSGTGLVNGASFRMIPHLFESRTTAGQVTGIVSAFAAYGAFFVPMLFRLDYLQALAALAVFTAATAVLAWFAYARRRAPFPC; this is encoded by the coding sequence GTGCCGAGGATCGTCGGAGGGTGGGATCCGGAGGACGCGTCGATGTGGCGCGCGTCGGGCCGCTCGATCGCGCTGAGGAACCTCGCGGTTTCCACGTTCGCGCTGTTCCTCTCGTTTTCGGTGAGCACGCTGGGGGCTCTCGTGGCGGTGCGGCTGAACCAGGCGGGGTTCGACTTCAGCCGCCAGGAGCTGTTTTTCCTCGCGGCCCTGCCCGGGCTCGTCGGGGCGACGGGGCGCCTGGTCTACACCTACCTTCCCGCTCTCATGGGAGGGCGCGCCTTCACGCTTTCGAGCCTGGCGCTCATGATGGTCCCCCTGGCGGGCCTGGGCTTCGCGCTTCAGGATCCCGCAACCCCCTTTTGGCAGATGGCGCTATGGTTCTCCTTGCTCGGCCCCGCGCTTTCCCACTTCTCGGGGTCGATGGCCAACATCGGGGAGTTCTTCCCGAAGCGCAACAGGGGCACGGCCAACGGGATCAACGCGGGCGTGGGCAACCTCGGGGTCGCCGCCGCCTACCTCGTAGCGCCGCTCGCGATGGGCGCCTCGCTCTCGCCGATGCTGGACTCCGCACCGCTTGCGCTGCATCGAGCCTGCTTTCTGCTGATACCGTCCCTTGCGGTCGCGTTCATCCTGGTTGCGCTGTTCATGGACGACGTGCCCGTCGAGCGGCAGTCGCCCTCGCAGGCGCTGGCTCCGTTCAAGCGCGTGAACCTGTGGCTCATGGCGGTGGTCTACTCGTGCGGGTTCGGGTCGTTCATCGGATACTCGATGGCGTTTCCCCTCATCGTGTCGATGGTCTTCCCCCAATCCGGCTCCGACTGGTTCATCTTCCTGGGGCCGCTCGTGGGCGCGGGGATCCGCCCGGTGGGAGGGTGGCTGTCCGATCGCATCCAGTCGGGCGCCCGGGTGGCGCTCGCCTCGCTCGTCGTGATGCTGCTGGCCACGATCGGCGTCGCATGCGGCGTCGCGCGGGGCGACTTCACCCTGTTCTTCTGGTGCATGATGGCCCTGTTTTCGGGAACGGGCCTGGTGAACGGGGCATCGTTTCGCATGATCCCGCACCTGTTCGAGTCGCGCACGACGGCGGGGCAGGTCACGGGCATCGTGTCGGCGTTCGCGGCGTACGGGGCGTTCTTCGTCCCCATGCTGTTCCGCCTCGATTACCTGCAGGCGCTTGCGGCCCTCGCGGTTTTCACGGCGGCGACGGCGGTGCTCGCCTGGTTCGCCTACGCCCGGCGGCGCGCTCCGTTTCCGTGTTAG
- a CDS encoding response regulator transcription factor, whose protein sequence is MIRIVLADDHSMVAEGFRMILDQQPDFEVVGVASSPAQAMDMLVELAPDVLVSDVSMGGQKSGLLLAERIEGSSVRCGVVLLTMHDELEFARQAFQHGAKGYVLKSSSDDDLFSAVREAAAGECYLCRELISPFIKDSMRRIDDVPSILTPHESEIAVLSVKGFSNADIADALSVSVKTVESRKSKIMAKLGLKSKPELFDYVVRHRLF, encoded by the coding sequence ATGATTAGGATCGTGCTCGCCGACGACCATTCGATGGTGGCCGAGGGCTTTCGGATGATTCTCGACCAGCAGCCCGACTTCGAGGTGGTCGGGGTGGCATCTTCTCCCGCGCAAGCGATGGACATGCTGGTCGAGCTCGCGCCCGACGTCCTCGTGTCCGACGTGTCGATGGGAGGTCAGAAATCGGGGCTTTTGCTGGCCGAGCGCATCGAGGGATCGTCGGTGCGCTGCGGGGTCGTGCTGCTCACCATGCACGACGAGCTGGAGTTCGCCCGCCAGGCCTTCCAGCACGGGGCGAAGGGCTACGTGCTGAAAAGCTCGTCGGACGACGATCTCTTCAGCGCCGTGCGCGAGGCGGCGGCGGGGGAATGCTACCTGTGCCGCGAGCTCATATCGCCGTTCATCAAGGATTCGATGCGCCGCATCGACGACGTTCCCAGCATACTGACCCCGCACGAGTCCGAGATCGCCGTGCTGTCGGTGAAGGGGTTCTCGAACGCCGACATCGCCGATGCCCTTTCGGTGTCGGTGAAGACGGTCGAGAGCCGCAAATCGAAGATCATGGCGAAGCTGGGGCTGAAATCCAAGCCCGAGCTGTTCGATTACGTGGTGCGCCACCGCCTTTTCTAG
- a CDS encoding GAF domain-containing sensor histidine kinase: MDRQDLAFALKREFGFDFVGVSRVPRGSWQSLSWDYVAGNISDRYLRVHLPEGVGALGMVANSRRALLVGSVERDMQQDIWYQFPIVAAELLESFLCFPLFDDDRLSSIVICAFRTPFNFGQDLVDRVQESAARMTDRGVSARSALTLSGESLTPRYAEITHRIIQAQEDERKRIARELHDGLAQELLLVQIGLRRARTLDAGAKDAALDRACDQLRDAMAHISSLARNLRPAELDELGLGAAVSAECKEYDHYFGVRSSVDICECESLNPDCEVALYRIFQEASLNACKYSGTERIEVALRRAAGSLVLSVRDFGSGFDVGNPEAKGGGLGIAGMRERAAAFGGELVVRSTMGEGTLVEAIMPLDGGGHD; encoded by the coding sequence ATGGATAGGCAGGATCTCGCGTTCGCGCTGAAACGGGAGTTCGGATTCGACTTCGTGGGCGTTTCCCGCGTGCCGCGCGGCAGCTGGCAGTCGCTGTCGTGGGATTATGTGGCGGGCAATATATCCGATCGCTATCTGCGGGTCCACCTGCCCGAAGGGGTGGGGGCGCTCGGCATGGTGGCGAACTCCCGCCGCGCGCTTCTGGTGGGCAGCGTTGAGCGCGACATGCAGCAGGATATCTGGTACCAGTTCCCCATCGTGGCGGCCGAGCTGCTGGAGAGCTTCCTGTGCTTTCCCCTGTTCGACGACGATCGGCTCTCATCTATCGTGATCTGCGCGTTCAGGACGCCGTTCAACTTCGGCCAGGATCTGGTCGACCGGGTTCAGGAATCGGCGGCGCGCATGACGGATCGCGGGGTCTCGGCGCGCTCGGCCCTCACGCTGAGCGGCGAGAGCCTCACTCCCCGTTATGCCGAGATCACGCATCGGATCATCCAGGCGCAGGAAGACGAGCGCAAGCGGATCGCCCGCGAGCTGCATGACGGTTTGGCCCAAGAGCTGCTGTTGGTCCAAATCGGCCTGCGCCGCGCCCGAACGCTCGACGCGGGTGCGAAAGACGCCGCGCTCGACCGCGCGTGCGACCAGCTGCGCGACGCGATGGCCCACATCAGCTCGCTGGCCCGCAACCTCCGTCCCGCCGAGTTGGACGAGCTGGGCCTCGGCGCCGCCGTTTCGGCCGAATGCAAGGAGTACGACCATTACTTCGGCGTGCGCTCTTCGGTCGACATCTGCGAATGCGAGAGCCTCAATCCCGACTGCGAAGTGGCGCTGTACCGGATATTCCAGGAAGCGAGCCTGAACGCCTGCAAGTATTCGGGGACCGAGCGCATCGAGGTGGCCCTGAGGCGCGCCGCGGGGAGCCTGGTCCTGTCGGTCAGGGACTTCGGATCGGGGTTCGACGTGGGCAATCCCGAGGCGAAAGGCGGTGGTTTGGGCATCGCCGGGATGAGGGAGCGCGCGGCGGCGTTCGGAGGCGAGCTGGTCGTCCGCTCGACGATGGGGGAAGGGACGCTCGTCGAGGCGATCATGCCCCTGGACGGGGGCGGCCATGATTAG
- a CDS encoding 4Fe-4S binding protein, producing MKRANANCTRVRRAVQILVAALFVASPLAAGRALFGAARGSEAPTGVPADLPFWGTLSSSQVGPVTLLDPFAAVQAMAASLSFDPAWLVAAAPVVAFYGLVRARSFCGWVCPVNLVLELVDALRRKLRIEVAERVVARRTKMGAALGVVVGSALVGIPLFEAVSPLSALNKLVVVGSFVGTIALALIVAAELLWGHRVWCRSLCPLGGFYQALGRVGVVRIAIDERACTRCGRCKKACLADPEILDPAIYQGRRTVDAGDCMVCGACIDACPERALRYTATVPGSNLFDSSTLSAANDKEVSR from the coding sequence ATGAAACGCGCGAACGCGAACTGCACCCGGGTCCGCCGTGCGGTCCAGATCCTGGTCGCCGCCCTGTTCGTCGCGAGCCCCCTCGCGGCGGGCCGGGCTCTGTTCGGCGCGGCGAGGGGCTCCGAAGCACCGACGGGCGTCCCGGCCGACCTGCCCTTCTGGGGAACGCTTTCGTCCTCGCAGGTGGGACCCGTCACCCTGCTCGACCCGTTCGCCGCTGTCCAGGCGATGGCCGCCTCGCTGTCCTTCGACCCGGCCTGGCTGGTTGCGGCGGCTCCTGTCGTCGCCTTCTACGGGCTCGTGCGGGCGCGCTCGTTTTGCGGATGGGTGTGCCCGGTGAACCTCGTGCTGGAGCTCGTTGACGCGCTGCGCCGAAAGCTCCGCATCGAAGTGGCCGAGCGCGTTGTAGCCCGCCGAACGAAGATGGGCGCGGCCCTGGGCGTCGTCGTAGGTTCGGCTCTTGTCGGCATCCCGCTGTTCGAGGCGGTGTCGCCCCTCAGCGCCCTCAATAAGCTCGTCGTGGTGGGCAGTTTCGTCGGCACGATCGCGCTCGCGCTCATCGTCGCCGCCGAGCTTTTGTGGGGACATCGCGTGTGGTGCCGGTCGCTGTGCCCGCTCGGGGGGTTCTACCAGGCGCTCGGGCGCGTCGGCGTCGTGCGCATCGCCATCGACGAGCGCGCCTGCACGCGCTGCGGGCGCTGCAAAAAGGCGTGCCTCGCCGATCCCGAGATCCTCGATCCGGCTATTTACCAGGGTAGGCGCACGGTCGATGCGGGAGACTGCATGGTCTGCGGGGCCTGCATCGACGCCTGCCCAGAACGTGCGCTGCGCTACACCGCGACCGTGCCGGGATCCAACCTGTTCGACTCTTCCACCCTATCCGCCGCAAACGACAAGGAGGTGTCGCGATGA
- a CDS encoding chaperone NapD: protein MQDHTVISSLIVRVLPDHGESAAARLASIEGVEVHEKLEGKIVVTIEAPTVDSSHDTAASFSEIPGVIGVDLVYVNFEDDPAVAKGSQR, encoded by the coding sequence ATGCAAGACCATACCGTCATATCGAGCCTGATCGTCCGCGTTCTTCCCGACCACGGGGAAAGCGCGGCGGCGCGGCTCGCCTCGATCGAGGGGGTTGAGGTCCACGAAAAGCTCGAAGGCAAGATCGTCGTGACCATCGAGGCGCCCACCGTGGACTCCTCCCATGACACGGCGGCATCGTTTTCCGAGATCCCCGGCGTCATCGGCGTCGATCTGGTCTACGTGAACTTCGAGGACGACCCCGCCGTCGCAAAGGGATCGCAGCGATGA